The Scophthalmus maximus strain ysfricsl-2021 chromosome 14, ASM2237912v1, whole genome shotgun sequence region GATCTTCATTAACTATTCTCAAAACATAAGAAATAGACTCCTGCAACCACGTTTCATGTCTTGACAattatgatgtgatgtgtgcagCTTTTGGTAGGAGTCTCCGCCATAAATCATGCTGTACTGAACATTGTGCAACTGGAATATAATGTTCTTCATCAGTGGCTGACAATTCATACCGTCTGTGGTGATCATGTAACAAGTAGTAAGtgtaaaaacactgtaaaatacTATAACATCCCAATGACCTTTCTTTACCTACACCGGTTCCTGGGCACAGATGATATTCCCTACATCATCCATTCATATAtgtgtaaaacaacaaacaagttCCACCAAGAATTACAAATTCAGAAAATGAGGAATCACCTCAGCAAAAGCCTTCAGCTTTATTTACACGCTGTTCAAATGTAAATGGCACCAACACGGTTACTTGTAACTGTGGAGTTTTGCTTCTACAGTAAGGCACTGCAACTCTTTGACCACATCCTCTTACACTTTGAAACCTCCGCGTGCAGACACATTCACGAGCAAGCGGCTGTAACGTACGgtgaaagtgtgaatgtgacacGATAAGATGCAAAGGACATTTAACATCTCGGGCATGATagccctttttgttttgtccgcaacagtgtttgatacattttcaaggagagaacccacgcagacacggggagaacatgcaaactccacatgCAGACAgtgtaaaaaggaaaaccatCCTGTAAGTTTGAGAAACATCACCGTAACTACATAAGTGGGAGGCGGAGATGATGACACATGGTGGAGCTCTGAAGATGTGTCAAGAGCATTATCCTATACTCTTGGCATATGACGATGTACACCAGCCCAGAGGATTCAACCAGAGAGCAACTGTCTTAGTGGAGCTTTGGTTGTTTGTGTCCCATAACGACAATCTCAGTCATGTGTCGATGCCATCTCCTAGAAATTGTGAGGAACTTTGCCAGAAATCGAACTTCCAAGTACTGAgacttttgtttgtcattttctgagCTGCCTCACAGTGCTGCTGGTTTCAGGGAGGAACTAGTTGTTTACTGGTCAGTGCTGAAAGTCTGAACTCTGTTCAGACAGTGCTTTCTCAAAAGGGAACTGCttcgtttgtgtgtgcacacagccCTCAGCATGTTTCAGACTAAACTTGTGACTGTCACAAAGCAGTGAAATAAGAAAAGCCCTCGTTCTGTCCCTCTATAGTGGCCTATAGTTAGTATGCGTCCTGTAGAGGTTGTGCTCATTAATTTATATTTGGCTTTATATGCCATTGCCAAATGAAAGGATGAAGAACAACTTTGCTAAATCAAATGtctgcatatgcacaaacacaacagtgttgGCTTTTGAACTTTTCACATGTATATAGTGTCCTTCAGCTACGTGGAGACAAAGGTAATCAATGCAGTATGCAGATTTATCACAGTGATAAGGTTTTGTGATTGCTGTTCTCGGCATTGATCGCACTTTGGTGCAGAGgtcagacattttcctcaactGCTTTGTCAAACACACTTACTGTCAGTTTGTCCGAGCCCTGCATTTTACTCCCACCGTTTGTACCTGTTGGCCTTAAACACTCCCTTCCTGTTCTTACGCCGAATAATTACTCCCACTCAAACATTTCACTTAATGAGCCATTCTCCCTACGGGTAGGACTGACGCCATGAATGCAAGGTACATTACATACTTCCATAATAAGTAGAATGAACCGTTCATTACCTTAAAGGGTAACATCTTTCGCAGAACATGGAACAGATTAGGCAACATTGTCTTTGTATGTACTCTGCACTTGTATTTGTTCTGtaaataagatgaaaaaaagctgTTTCAAAATTTtggtagctttttttttccagaattcCCATGAAAATGTGCGCAGAGATAAATATTTGTGCATCTCGGCTAAGTGATCAGTTTTTTGAGACAGATAGATATTGTCTCCCTGCCACAAATCTCAAGTGTTGCGCAAGGCACATTTCTGAGAGTTAGTCTGTCACACATAGCAACCATTATGGTGTGTCGCCGCATTGGCCAGCTCACGCCCTCAGCTTTTGTGTCTACCTGTCACACAATAGAAGCACTACTTTTTCCCACCATGGGTATaataatgaagacaaagatgaaTTGTCCTTTGCTTGGTGCACTCTGAACACGAAGAACATGAAGAGCCTAAAAACCTCCCCACTCGTCCTAGCTTCAGATTTTTACTATAACCTGTGTGGATGATGGTGAAAACGGAGAAACACTTTCTAATATAGATCAATATTTGATATTGAATCATATTAAACACAATGAATCTATGTTAGTGAGTGTTTGATGCTCTCCAAAGTACTTTTTGTCTGCTTCTGGACTGACTTTCTtctactaccaccaccactactactactactactactactactactacatttGTAATAACAGTAGTGTCCGCATGAACTAAAATTTAAGTCAAATTACATCCTTGTTATATcctcaaacaaaagaaagagctTGTACTTGTGTGTGGCCATCCAATGGATGATGCTCTTCTccagaacacacacaaggagTGTTCTACACACAATGATAAAGATTGACTCACTCTCCCGTATGGCACAACCAAGTTTTTAGTCCTAGTTTTCTTGTCACACAATGATAAGAATCCTGTTGCCGTGAAACAGGAGAACAAGGCATGAACAAGTAGACAAtgtaaagcttcttttttttttcccatcgaGAGAAAATGACGAGCATTCTGTTGACCTGCACAGTCGgaacaaaacaagcagaaaataATTCTCTGGGGAGTCGAGTTTCTCATGTATCACTTCCTCTTACCCTACAAGCCTTTATTTCAACAATTGAGAGCACACACCATTACACTGATTTGAAGaggtagaaaaacaaatgtacaatgtATTGTGGAGGAACATTAATGATCACATGACAAGGACATTTAACCACCATAATGTATCTAGAGAGAAGAGGTACCAGCTGATTTCTACGCACTGATTTAGTGAAACCCGTCTTTCTGATTAGACATCAATTCGATATGATATAGCGCAAGTAATGGTGTGTATGTAGAgctctgaacaaaaaaaacctgcctctGGTAATGTGTGAAAACCTATAATCTCCTGTCtgctgccatggaaacagagcacaaaaaagaaagactggGCGCGCAGGTTTGAGACTGAAAACGAGGAAGAAGCAGAAACGCAGAGGTGTATCTCATCATGTGGCCGCTCGCAGCTGTGAGATCCTGCCACTTCCCACTGCacgtgaaaatgaaaacctgttggaacaagctttcttttttttaaggtggtATTTGCTGCCAACAGTGAGGGTTGATTCATGGTTGGTTTTAAAAATTAGAACTACAAATTGGTGATCTTGAAACCAAACAAGGCAAGACTTGATTCGCCCTTCATTCCCATTTcaaaacgtttttcttttctcacactgtGACTAATTATCGATCACAAGTGATTAATTTATTGACAAAAGATGATCAGCCCACATCAGCATCATAGCATGGAAATATGTCTCCAAAAATCACGAAACATAATTGTGTATAACATACACAAGACTGCATGCATAACATCAAccaatttgttttaattgtgattAACCAGCGCATGATACGAGAGCAAATAACAACATATGCAGTATGgaattgaaacaaaaatcaaactaCATACTGTTATAAATTAAtgcagcagagaggggggaaaaagtgagaTTAGTGACTTTGACCATGGTATGATTTTTGGTGCAAGATGGTCTGGCTTGAGTATTCTTGAATTTGCTGTATTTCTTCCTTCATAGACACAATATACTCATCTTCTAATATCTACTCTCAGCCTGATAATGCCTCATACTACAAAGCAAGAGTCATCTCGAACTGGCTTCATGACAATGAGTTCAGTGTACttcagtgaccccccccccccccaagtcacCAGATATAAATCCAATAGAAAACTGTTGGGATGCGGTGCTGCTGAGCTTCTTTGCCATATACGACAATACAATGCGGTTGTTGATATACAGTAGAGTATCAGCCCCGTTCGAAGCTCCAGCGTGCTCTCATTCTCAATGCACATTACTTACGTGGCCATATAGTGAGGCAGCTGTGCTCTTCGCGGGCTGCAGTCAGTCCAGAGGCTGCCCGTCACAACACAGGCAGATGGAACTTGTGGCACCTCAAGCATAGTATACCACCATCGGCCCTTAGTGTAATTTCAGCGTCAATTGCATCCCTTTTTCGGACAGTTGTCACTTATTGACTTGACTAAAATCTTCATGGAGTGCAGACGCGTACAAGGAGcaatagggaaaaaaagaaaatactccGTGagtaaatattgatattaatgcTCTACCCCCTGCTCAGGGATCAGGTTTGAGCTTTCCTGCTCGTCTTCCCTTGGATGTGTTCTTGAGGAACACGCTGTGCCCCTAAGCTATATTCATATTATACAGTCGTCAAGTCTGTCTCAGAGGCCTGAATGATATTAAACAGTTTAAACAAAGTGAGTAGTTTGGCGTCTTGTATCGTGCAATACTGGCTAATGTGCTCCCAATAAGCACACACGAGGAGCTGTGAGGACATTCTGATTTTGCTTTGTGGCTGCGGTCCTGAAACCAGCATTTTGTATAGGGAcagggtcagggggtcaggggttGCTCTCTGCGATGACATCGCATATGTGGATTGGCTGAGGCAGTTGTCCCGGGAACCTTGTACAAATTGTTGGTCTCAGTAAAAAAGTGTGGCCTTTCGTTGCTTcttaaaaactaaactaaacttgccccccccccatactaAAAATGACTTGAGTACATGCATCCCCATGGGAAAGAGGCTGAATGTGACGTCGTGCCAGTCCTACAGCAGAGGCCCATTGTTTCAGCACAGCTGTTATGGTCTACTGTATAGACACATTTTGCAGTTACATAATATCTCTCCcgcctctctccttccatcttgCTCTACCCACCTGAGATACAGCTGTCGCCTCCGTGCAGCAGAACGAGGttgtcccccccgcccccttaaATAGATATATTCTTTAACTTGGTGACAGCCTCCAAGTAGAGCTGTGGTTAACACATTGGATGAAGTCACTTGGACCAAGGCTTTTGTTAACTCAAGGctctcactcactccactgCAGTATGTAAGGATCAGTGTCTTGAATGGACCAATTTGTTGTCATTCATCAAACAATGGAATTATTacggcattaaaaaaaaaaccaaacacctCTAGAACAGTGAGTCGCTCTGCGGTGCTCTTTGAGAGAGCACCATCCCCCCAGGGCAGATTCCACAAACCTGCCCAAACAGGCAGAGCAGCTCATTGTTCACCTCTAATTACAGCAGACCGGTACTAATTACCACAGGGCATGTTTTACTGCAACTtatcaaaaaaatcaattccaAACACTTCAGCGGCTGATTTAAATACAGCTGGATGTcgacaagtagaaaaaaaaaaaaagtgagattgACAACGTTCTGCTGTAATCCAGCATCTGAGATCACTCACGGCGATATGATCCATCCCTTCAGGCAGGGGAATATTCTTGTGTGTGCCTTCGTTGCAGTTTCACAGTAGGAAGTTGTTGTAGCTACAGCtggaggcagaggggagggacTGATGTGCTCCTACCCACAGTTGCCTGGACATGGGCCTGGTGCAGCTGCAAGGACGGACATTTTTAGGTACATTGTGTCTGGGCCAATGTACAGTGAAACGTACAAGCGGGAAGAGCTTTAGGTTTCCAAGGAAAGCTAAAAGTCTGACTACAGAAGTAAACCCCCAAATGGTTAATTCACCAAGTAAATCTGATGGCACACCTGTGCATTTTAAATGACCACATCtacaaagacaaaagggaagTAATGCATGTCAAAAAAGTAAAACCCATTTACAATTTCCATTCTGAAACCAATTCATAAAAAACCCAATATACTACTTAGTTGTTTTTATGTAGAGCCCAGGCTGCTACAGTTCTCAAAGCACAAAGGTCACAGAATGAAGTGTTCATGTACCCTAGGGTTGGTGATAAAACCCATCCTACTGAATAAAAATTACAGACCACAAagtcaatttacatttttttattttgcatatttaagCTTGTGAATTCCAGttctcttcacacacaaaaaggctGCTTTGGGAGCATTCACTGGTGGCCAGAGGAGGGCTACGGCTCATTAAGTGTAGATCACTCAGTTGTTTCACAAGACACCTGGACATTCAGCCTCAGCAAAACAGACAAGGAACCCATGCTGACACGAGCCACATTTCCTCGCTGTACACAGGGACATCTAGGCAAGTGAGTGGTGTGCGGCTGTGCAGCCATTATTTGGTAGATTAAAGTACTGCAACACACGTTGGAAAGGTTGAAGAGGGCAAGCCTGGAGGAATGTACAGCAAGCAGGAAGACCGGCCTCATTACCCTGACTTCTCCTGCTCGATGGCTGCGAGTGGAGGAAGAAAGTTTGCACCGTTAGAAATCAAAGTTTGTCCACCATCtgtgccatgaaaaaaaaaaaaaaaaaaaaaattaaaaaaaggttgtggaTCAAGTTAACAGGGAACAGCACATACTTTCTTTGGTTggcagtgtgtttttctctgccgTTTCAGTCTTCTTCAGCTTGGACTGGTCGAAGTCTTTGACTGCCGAGACGTCAGGTTTGTCAGACATGTTTGCAGAGGCTCTgaacagacaggaaacaaaaaaacagccttcAGTGAATTACATCTTggattcctaaaaaaaaaaaaaaaaaagttgttcctGGGCACATGCAAGGCTAAATCAGTAGTCTAGAATAAGGccctgtacaaaaaaacaaaaaaaagtctgagaaCATTTAATCAGAAACACGCCCCATGTGTCTCGAAGGGatcatatgagaaaaaaaaaaaaaaaaaaaagaaaagctttgtgtCCGTTGGTCCATGTGCAGCAGCATGGACGGGCCAccgcccttttctttttttaagcaatcTCGACGACCAACtcacagcagccccccccccctccttcccctcctccgcctcggAATAGTGCGCATGAGTCCAGGTAACACACTGGCTATTAGATTAAAGCTGTCGCCGAGCCAGGTAGATCAGGGCCAACTGCCACAGCGTGCGTGTGGCTTCACACCGCGCGCACGACACAAGCCCTTCGGTCAACTCCGGTTTTAACGAGTCACATGTCTTTTACACGCATTCCGCATTTAGTCTATtagcttttatatatatatatatatatatatatatatatagactgcGACTTGTGCAACAGGCAGACACTAAGCCAGGGCGGCGACGAGGAGAAAACGCAATCGAGCCGTtcattctgatttttttttttttaatttaaacttcAAAGGCAGACTCGACACAAACGATCAACACGGAAACACTCACCAGGGTTTCAGACTGTTGCAGGTCGACGATCTggcgcagcagcagcgagtGACCAGTTCCGCGTCGAGCGCACGTTTAATACTGCCCGGTATGCAAATGAGCCCCTGACGTCACGCCCAGCTCGTTCCAAACCCTGCCCTtttgaacaaaatatatacttttaaaaaaatatttacgtTGAAATAAGAACAAAAGCTCATTCTGAAGGCGCCTTGTGCACAAACCATGatgtaagttaaaaaaaaaatatatatatatatatatatatcttttgttGGTTGATTGGTCGTTGAGGCAGCAGCTGCGTCAGATTAGGTAAGAGTGAAACCAAGTCTGTTCTCTTTTATCGAGGGGTGAACTTCAGCTCCAGGTGTTTGTTCACGCTGCAGTGCAAACAGAAGGTGGGCTACTGTACCGAGTTGTTGTGGAGCGGAACAATAAGTTTAGTATTAACCTGCAAAGTGCCCTGATTTCAAAACTGTATCAGTGGCGACACCGTGCGGACAAGCGGAGTAATTACCCAGACCGAGGGATAACACCCTTTGTATGTTGATCTTAACAAAAAAGTCCAGGTAAGATGGAGACCAGATGGGTAGAAATAATCAAATCGTCTAAATGCcacatattttcaaattgattttattttaacatttgtacACAAATTACAAGACATTCAGTACCGTTGCACACGTATCAGCAAAACTTAAGAGAAcatgtctgtggttgtctcgtCTGGAGTTTCTCTGcataataaattcataaattattCCCAAGACAGTCGTCGCTGAACTTTCTGCCTTCTCAAAGTACTTCACCTGCTGTGATGTACTTTGAATAAGTCTTGTTGTACATGACCTGGTTGTCCACCCTGACGACGTTCCTCAGGTTTTGCCAAAACCAGGGCTCTGCGGCCGCTGTTCTCGGCCACTCCACCACGCTCCTCCCGCacagcctcctcctcaggcGCAGGAAGTGCGAGTGCTGCAGGACGGGCTCCAGCATCAGCAGAACGATCACATCCACATTTTCGTCTAGTAGTCTCTGGTGGGCTAGATACATTGCCAGCTTGAAAACCCCAGTCTTAACGTAGCCCTCCGTGAGGACAAACAGGGTCTTGCTACTGTATTGGATGCTGTGAGTGAGGTTGTCCATGACCGGGACTCCCGGCGTCcaatccctctcctccagacacagaggaatatgcttctctccctcctcctccagtttcACCAGGAGATTTCTCATCACCCACTCAGAGACGTGTGGATCTCTGGTGTCGTAAGTCACGAACAAATTATAAAAGCTGTCCGGGGAGTTCAAGGATCTGTATCCTTTCAACTTTGCTCTCATATAGTGTAATACATAGGAGGCATCCCAGTAAAATAAGTGAGCAACAGTTGCCACAAACATAAAAGCAATAATGAAGGAAGTTGTGAGAATGTATACATGGAATGCCTGACTGTCATTTACACACTGGGTAATGTCAAAGTATATCAGCGGTTGATCCTTCTGGTTTGCCGGTGTGTCACATGTCACCTCAGCGGTCAGTCTGGGGatttttatttgactgttttCAATCCACAGAATGAAATCGAATGAATCACAGATACACTGGAACGGATTTCCCTGCAAGAACAAGGTCTGAATCGAATCCTCGGATCTCGTCTGGAAGGTAGTCTGATTGATGGTGTTCAGTAGGTTGAAGCTAAGGATGAGAGTCTTGAAGCTTTTCGGACCCTTAATAAATCCATCGTCCAAGTGGAAAATCTGGTTGTGACTCAAGTCAAGCAAAGTCAAAGTTTTCGTGATGCTCGAGTTTATAGCAGCCACGGCAGATATAGAGTTAAAGCTCAGATCTAAAATTTGAAGTTGATGGAAAAACTTCAGCGCCTCCCATTTAAAATCTGTGAGCAAGTTGCGGCTTATGCACAGTTTGGTGAGGTTACgtggaaaatattcataaacTTCGTCGGGAatattttgaagtttgttttggGATATatctaaaaatgtcaaattagtAAGATTAGTAAAAAGCATTGTGTATGTGGCATCTCTTACTTTCCAAAGGGTTCCAAGATAATTATTTGTAAACTGAAGTTCTGTCAAAGATGTGCTGTACAACTGTTTTGTTGTCAAAGTGGAAATGGCATTGTGACTCATATTCAGCACTCTCAGAGCGGGCAGATTTTTTAGGAAATTTAAATTGTGCGTTACCCCGTATGCTTGAAAGTAGTGTGAATTGTAACTGAGGTCTAGTACTTGTAGTTTCTCCAGCTCTTTGAAGGCGTGGTCATAGGCCAGATCAATCTTGTTGAATGACAGGTCCAGGTATGTCAGGTTGGGCAGCAGGGAGAACTCTGTGCCATTGAGTGCTGCTGAAAATCCGTTTCCAGAGAGGTTGAGACATGCGATATTTTCATAGCCGTCAAACTGCTTTGGAGAAATGAAGAACAGATTATTTGAGCTGAGGATTAGCATTTGGCCAGAGTCAAAGCACTCTTGCTTGACAAGTTTGTGTGATACCTCATAAGCAAAGTCTTTTGTGTGGGGGTTTATGTAGGGCAAAATGGAAAAGTCTGACACCTGATTGTGTCCACCACTCAGCTTTGGGGGACTTTTCACTGGAATGGGATACAGCCTGTTTTCTGCCAGGTATAACATTTTCAGGTTAGGGAATCTGTGGAATAAGGTCAAATCAGAGTGAATGATGAAGTTAGTCCCTAAGTTGAGTGCAGACAGATTTCTGAGTTCGTACAGTGGTCTGAGTGTGTCTGGTCCAATATTCTGGAAGACCAAACCCTCCAAATGCAAAGTTCTCAGGGAAACGAGATTTGAAAACTCGTGCGAAAGATTTAATGTTGTAGGGTAGAGCTTGAGCGCAAAGTTGAAAGAGAGATCGAGCTTTTCTAGCCTGGGCAGGTATCTAAGAAATGTTCCAGTCCCAGTGATAGCTTTTAACAAGAAGTTAAACGACAGGAACAACTCTCTCAGCTTTTTGAGCCTCTTGAACCAGGAGGGATCCAGGAGTTGCAGCGAGTTTCCTCCCAGGTGCAGTGTCTCAAGCCGTGTTAGAGAGTTAAATGCATTCGGATGGATGCCAAGAGAAATGTTTTGGCAAGGGACACAGGGATACGGTGCATTTTGACACCTTGGACAGTTCCCTTGTATTCGTAgtatttttaaatcatgtagCCCAACGAAATCATCTTCagatatgtactgtattttgttGGAGCCCAGCTGTAACCTCGTTAATGACGGTGGTAATCCTTTGGGAACGTGGGTTAAGTTGTTAAATGACAAATCCAGAACCTGCAGTTTGTTCAGAACTGCAAAAGTGCCTTCCTTAATGGTCACATTGCTTTTACAAGGATTCCACGTGTAACAGTTTTTGGACAACCACAGTTTTGTCACGTTTGGTATGCTATCGAGGGTCATGTTATCCAGTTTAATCTTGTTATTGTTCAGCTCAAGGATTTCCACACTGAGCGGGAGATTGGTGGGGATTTTCTTCAGACGGTTGCCAGCCAGTCCCAGATGATTCAGTTTGGTCAGATTTTTGAAAAGGTCATCATCAATGAGCAGTCCTTTGTTCTTGTTTGCCCAGTTCAGAATGAGTTTGGTCAGATTCAGCAGATTGGAAAAGGAATGCAGCGAAATATTCGTAATGTAATTTTCTGATAAGTTGAGCTCAGTTGCGTTCCCCGTTATCCCGTAGGGCACTCTGTGCAGATGAAATCTTCTACAGTCAAACCTGACCTCGGAGGTGTTGCAGGCGGTGACATCGCAAGGGAACCGCGGTGACATCCACACAGGTTTACATGCAGC contains the following coding sequences:
- the LOC118282535 gene encoding toll-like receptor 8 — protein: MKATWWLQLLLLLCLYCHCEIQPFQPAACKPVWMSPRFPCDVTACNTSEVRFDCRRFHLHRVPYGITGNATELNLSENYITNISLHSFSNLLNLTKLILNWANKNKGLLIDDDLFKNLTKLNHLGLAGNRLKKIPTNLPLSVEILELNNNKIKLDNMTLDSIPNVTKLWLSKNCYTWNPCKSNVTIKEGTFAVLNKLQVLDLSFNNLTHVPKGLPPSLTRLQLGSNKIQYISEDDFVGLHDLKILRIQGNCPRCQNAPYPCVPCQNISLGIHPNAFNSLTRLETLHLGGNSLQLLDPSWFKRLKKLRELFLSFNFLLKAITGTGTFLRYLPRLEKLDLSFNFALKLYPTTLNLSHEFSNLVSLRTLHLEGLVFQNIGPDTLRPLYELRNLSALNLGTNFIIHSDLTLFHRFPNLKMLYLAENRLYPIPVKSPPKLSGGHNQVSDFSILPYINPHTKDFAYEVSHKLVKQECFDSGQMLILSSNNLFFISPKQFDGYENIACLNLSGNGFSAALNGTEFSLLPNLTYLDLSFNKIDLAYDHAFKELEKLQVLDLSYNSHYFQAYGVTHNLNFLKNLPALRVLNMSHNAISTLTTKQLYSTSLTELQFTNNYLGTLWKVRDATYTMLFTNLTNLTFLDISQNKLQNIPDEVYEYFPRNLTKLCISRNLLTDFKWEALKFFHQLQILDLSFNSISAVAAINSSITKTLTLLDLSHNQIFHLDDGFIKGPKSFKTLILSFNLLNTINQTTFQTRSEDSIQTLFLQGNPFQCICDSFDFILWIENSQIKIPRLTAEVTCDTPANQKDQPLIYFDITQCVNDSQAFHVYILTTSFIIAFMFVATVAHLFYWDASYVLHYMRAKLKGYRSLNSPDSFYNLFVTYDTRDPHVSEWVMRNLLVKLEEEGEKHIPLCLEERDWTPGVPVMDNLTHSIQYSSKTLFVLTEGYVKTGVFKLAMYLAHQRLLDENVDVIVLLMLEPVLQHSHFLRLRRRLCGRSVVEWPRTAAAEPWFWQNLRNVVRVDNQVMYNKTYSKYITAGEVL